Proteins from a genomic interval of Inquilinus sp. Marseille-Q2685:
- a CDS encoding LysR substrate-binding domain-containing protein gives MDHSSPPQRPPLDSLDTVCVVARHDSFSAAAEALGLTHGAVSRRVAAVEAWLGTALFERHGRGVRPTPDGQRFVSRVEAAFRLIDEAAVRWRRRRGPEVVRISVVPGFAKLWLFERLAALEQGDPALRVEIAVEGRNADVEGGEVDLAVRYGAGTWPGVQAVRLLPERLYPVARPDLARRFGPSPEGLLQAPLLHDSDLTGWRAWFGSCGITLKPRPQDRRFEDYTLVLAAAQAGLGIALARAPFSDRAVEAGGLIRLGGHEAPSPLAYHLLTRTGGARPAVQVLMQRMIDLAAM, from the coding sequence ATGGATCACAGCTCGCCGCCACAGCGCCCGCCGCTCGACAGCCTCGACACCGTCTGCGTCGTCGCCCGCCACGATTCCTTCAGCGCGGCGGCCGAGGCGCTGGGCCTGACCCATGGCGCGGTCAGCCGGCGCGTCGCCGCGGTCGAGGCCTGGCTCGGCACCGCCCTGTTCGAGCGCCACGGCCGCGGCGTGCGCCCGACCCCGGACGGGCAGCGCTTCGTGTCGCGGGTCGAGGCGGCGTTCCGGCTGATCGACGAGGCGGCGGTGCGCTGGCGCCGCCGGCGCGGGCCGGAGGTGGTGCGGATCAGCGTGGTGCCGGGCTTCGCCAAGCTCTGGCTGTTCGAGCGGCTGGCGGCGCTGGAGCAGGGCGACCCGGCGCTGCGGGTCGAGATCGCGGTCGAGGGGCGCAACGCCGATGTCGAGGGCGGCGAGGTCGACCTGGCGGTGCGCTACGGCGCCGGCACCTGGCCCGGCGTCCAGGCCGTCCGCCTGCTGCCCGAGCGGCTGTATCCGGTGGCCCGTCCCGACTTGGCGCGGCGGTTCGGCCCGTCGCCGGAGGGGCTGCTGCAGGCGCCGCTGCTGCACGATTCCGACCTGACCGGCTGGCGCGCCTGGTTCGGATCCTGCGGCATCACGCTGAAGCCGCGGCCGCAGGACCGGCGCTTCGAGGACTACACGCTGGTGCTGGCGGCGGCGCAGGCCGGGCTGGGCATCGCCCTGGCGCGGGCGCCCTTCTCCGACCGCGCGGTCGAGGCGGGCGGCCTGATACGGCTGGGCGGGCACGAGGCGCCGAGCCCGCTGGCCTACCACCTGCTGACCCGCACCGGCGGCGCCCGGCCGGCGGTGCAGGTGCTGATGCAGCGAATGATCGACCTGGCGGCCATGTAG
- a CDS encoding lytic murein transglycosylase, whose translation MSMTTRMAVLAGVVLLAGCQSSGQGQPVVPTPTPGASAAFPAQSEAQGFQQWVAAFRAEAAARGISQATLATAFDTVQFLPRVIDSDQSQSEFTKSVWTYLDSAVSPDRIRNGQAMLAQWSSTANAAEQRYGVPKEIITAIWGIESNYGQNFGSTEVIDALATLGYEGRRQDWAKEQLFAALQILQQGDISRDRMLGSWAGAMGNTQFLPTVFLSSAVDADGDGRRDIWGSIPDVMASTANYLAQSGWQRGQPWGVEVTLPPGFDYSVAELSTRRPVAQWAALGVKPVSGRSLPALGDASVITPAGARGPAFLVGPNFGVIMKYNNSTSYALAVATLSDRLAGGGPIVGSWPRDEQPLSRSEVMELQSLLAARGFSTGGNPDGLIGPATRGAIRAWQTSKGLVPDGFATTTLLQQVRAG comes from the coding sequence ATGTCGATGACCACGCGGATGGCGGTGCTGGCCGGGGTGGTGCTGCTGGCCGGCTGCCAGAGCTCGGGCCAGGGCCAGCCGGTGGTGCCGACCCCGACGCCCGGCGCCTCGGCGGCCTTCCCGGCCCAGTCCGAGGCGCAGGGATTCCAGCAATGGGTGGCGGCGTTCCGGGCCGAGGCCGCGGCGCGTGGCATCAGCCAGGCGACGCTGGCTACCGCCTTCGACACCGTGCAGTTCCTGCCCAGGGTGATCGATTCCGACCAGTCGCAGTCGGAATTCACCAAATCGGTCTGGACGTATCTCGACAGCGCCGTCTCGCCCGACCGCATCCGCAACGGCCAGGCGATGCTGGCGCAATGGTCCTCCACCGCCAATGCGGCGGAGCAGCGCTATGGCGTGCCGAAGGAGATCATCACCGCGATCTGGGGCATCGAGAGCAATTACGGCCAGAACTTCGGGTCGACCGAGGTGATCGACGCCCTGGCCACGCTGGGCTATGAGGGCCGCCGCCAGGACTGGGCCAAGGAGCAGCTGTTCGCCGCGCTGCAGATCCTGCAGCAGGGCGACATCAGCCGCGACCGCATGCTGGGCTCCTGGGCCGGCGCCATGGGCAACACCCAGTTCCTGCCCACGGTGTTCCTGAGCTCCGCCGTCGACGCCGATGGCGACGGCCGCCGCGACATCTGGGGCAGCATCCCCGACGTCATGGCCTCGACCGCCAACTACCTGGCCCAATCGGGCTGGCAGCGCGGCCAGCCCTGGGGCGTCGAGGTCACCCTGCCGCCCGGCTTCGACTATTCGGTGGCGGAGTTGAGCACCAGGCGGCCGGTGGCGCAATGGGCGGCGCTGGGCGTGAAGCCGGTCTCCGGCCGCAGCCTGCCGGCGCTGGGCGACGCTTCGGTGATCACCCCGGCGGGCGCCCGCGGCCCAGCCTTCCTGGTCGGCCCGAACTTCGGCGTCATCATGAAGTACAACAACTCCACCAGCTACGCGCTGGCGGTCGCCACGCTGTCCGACCGGCTGGCCGGCGGCGGGCCGATCGTCGGGTCCTGGCCGCGCGACGAACAGCCGCTGTCGCGCAGCGAGGTGATGGAGCTGCAGTCGCTGCTGGCGGCCCGGGGCTTCTCCACCGGCGGCAACCCGGACGGGCTGATCGGGCCGGCGACGCGCGGCGCGATCCGGGCCTGGCAGACCTCCAAGGGCCTGGTCCCGGACGGCTTCGCCACGACGACCCTGCTGCAGCAGGTGCGGGCGGGTTAG
- a CDS encoding MBL fold metallo-hydrolase: MTPAGAPPVVHAVFDPRTCSMQYVVADPGTGDCAIIDPVLDFDLKSGTVSTRNADLILDHVARSGLRVAWILDTHPHADHFSAAAYLKEKTGAPTAIGKKVAGVQALWREIYNLPDQPADGSGWDRLFRDGDRFRIGSLEAEVMFCPGHTMASITYLVGDAAFIHDTLFMPDGGTARADFPGGDARQLWASIQRILALPDDTRLFTGHDYQPDGREPRWQSTVADQKERNIHVAAVSEAEFVALRRDRDRTLPLPALMLAALQVNIRGGRLPEPEGDGRRYLKIPLDAFPGAPQG, encoded by the coding sequence ATGACACCGGCCGGCGCGCCGCCCGTCGTCCACGCCGTCTTCGACCCGCGGACCTGCAGCATGCAGTACGTCGTGGCCGATCCCGGGACCGGCGACTGCGCGATCATCGACCCCGTGCTGGACTTCGACCTGAAATCCGGCACCGTCTCGACCCGCAACGCGGACCTGATCCTCGACCATGTCGCGCGGTCCGGGCTGCGGGTCGCCTGGATCCTCGACACTCACCCGCATGCCGATCACTTCTCCGCGGCGGCCTATCTGAAGGAGAAGACCGGCGCGCCAACGGCGATCGGCAAGAAGGTCGCGGGCGTCCAGGCGCTGTGGCGCGAGATCTACAACCTGCCGGACCAGCCGGCCGACGGCTCGGGCTGGGACCGGCTGTTCCGCGACGGCGACCGATTCCGCATCGGGTCGCTGGAGGCGGAGGTAATGTTCTGCCCGGGCCACACGATGGCCTCGATCACCTACCTCGTCGGCGACGCCGCCTTCATCCACGACACCCTGTTCATGCCCGATGGCGGCACGGCCCGGGCCGACTTCCCCGGCGGCGACGCGCGCCAGCTCTGGGCCTCGATCCAGCGGATCCTGGCTCTGCCGGACGACACCCGCCTGTTCACCGGGCACGACTACCAGCCGGACGGGCGCGAGCCGCGCTGGCAGAGCACCGTCGCCGACCAGAAGGAGCGCAACATCCATGTCGCCGCGGTGTCGGAGGCCGAGTTCGTGGCGCTGCGCCGGGACCGCGACCGGACGCTGCCGCTGCCGGCGCTGATGCTGGCGGCGCTGCAGGTCAACATCCGCGGCGGCCGCCTGCCCGAGCCCGAGGGCGACGGCCGGCGCTACCTCAAGATCCCGCTCGACGCCTTCCCCGGCGCGCCGCAGGGGTGA
- a CDS encoding aldo/keto reductase, giving the protein MRQDPFLPTDRRGLMRGALGLFTAAPALLGSPAIRAQQPAAADGIITRTVPRTGEVLPAIGLGTFLTFDTLPGAPRDHLREVLRRYWEGGARVVDTSPLYGTAETTVGDFATALGIGDRIFVANKIWATGDFLADESHALRSLRLSEDRLWRGRIDLMQCHSLVNVDVIVPYLRAWKKEGRIRLLGVTHYESAYLEPLAGWVERGDLDVVQVNYSIFNRRAEERVLPAAADRGTAVLTNMPFEKARLFKVVEGRALPDFAAELGIRSWAAYFLKWVIAHPAVTCALPATADPDHAAENIAALRGPLPDAEMRRRMLRHMETIPGFDRIAAMPWYPDKRYPGIIGRAQAELRARS; this is encoded by the coding sequence ATGCGACAGGACCCTTTCCTCCCCACCGACCGGCGCGGCCTGATGCGTGGCGCGCTCGGCCTCTTCACCGCGGCGCCGGCGCTGCTCGGCTCCCCAGCCATCCGCGCCCAGCAGCCTGCGGCCGCAGACGGCATCATCACCCGCACCGTGCCGCGCACCGGTGAGGTGCTGCCGGCGATCGGCCTCGGCACCTTCCTCACCTTCGACACCCTGCCGGGCGCGCCGCGCGACCATCTGCGCGAGGTGCTGCGCCGGTATTGGGAGGGCGGCGCCCGGGTGGTCGACACCTCGCCCCTCTACGGCACCGCGGAGACCACGGTCGGCGATTTCGCCACCGCGCTCGGCATCGGCGACCGGATCTTTGTCGCCAACAAGATCTGGGCGACCGGCGACTTCCTGGCCGATGAGAGCCACGCCCTGCGCAGCCTGCGGCTGTCGGAGGACCGGCTGTGGCGCGGCCGGATCGACCTGATGCAGTGCCACAGCCTGGTCAATGTCGACGTCATCGTCCCCTATCTGCGTGCCTGGAAGAAGGAAGGGCGGATCCGCCTTCTCGGCGTCACCCATTACGAGAGCGCCTATCTCGAGCCACTGGCCGGCTGGGTCGAGCGCGGCGATCTCGATGTCGTCCAGGTCAACTACTCGATCTTCAACCGGCGCGCGGAGGAGCGGGTGCTGCCCGCCGCCGCCGACCGCGGCACCGCGGTCCTGACCAACATGCCGTTCGAGAAGGCGCGCCTGTTCAAGGTCGTCGAAGGCCGGGCCCTGCCCGATTTCGCTGCCGAGCTCGGCATCCGCAGCTGGGCGGCGTATTTCCTGAAATGGGTGATCGCGCACCCGGCCGTGACCTGCGCCCTGCCGGCGACCGCCGACCCGGACCACGCCGCCGAGAACATCGCCGCCCTGCGCGGCCCCCTGCCCGACGCGGAGATGCGCCGCCGCATGCTGCGGCACATGGAGACCATCCCCGGCTTCGACCGCATCGCCGCGATGCCGTGGTATCCGGACAAGCGCTATCCCGGTATCATCGGCCGCGCCCAGGCCGAGCTGCGCGCCCGCAGCTGA
- a CDS encoding AraC family transcriptional regulator — translation MAYERRIEPRATGWRSFAWAGGVFDTARRPYTEAVEGTILIPHHLVLVTLAGGARHQEVVSSCGHRYVGSDRPGAVSFVPADCERRLRLRGVESEWASISLDPALLQDEVFEPAGRSLDGAAFTNQEAPFLAGMVAEAARLATEGGLDRAYGEAMSWALAHHLLRRYGRVTSTGGPRRWALPPWRLRRIADYVDAHLGAEIRIADLAELVGLSPGGLHRAFRSTTGQTPLAFINDRRIRRAMRLLETGGGSMAEIALCCGFVSPSHFARVFRGVAGMAPSRYRAVNGAGPRDPVQHPDGTGCRSGPAA, via the coding sequence ATGGCCTATGAGCGCAGGATCGAGCCGCGGGCCACCGGCTGGCGCAGCTTCGCCTGGGCCGGCGGCGTCTTCGATACGGCGCGCCGGCCCTACACCGAGGCGGTCGAGGGCACGATCCTGATCCCGCATCACCTGGTGCTCGTCACCCTCGCCGGCGGGGCGCGCCATCAGGAGGTGGTCTCGTCCTGCGGCCACCGCTATGTCGGCAGCGACCGGCCGGGCGCGGTGTCCTTCGTCCCGGCCGATTGCGAGCGCCGGCTGCGGCTGCGCGGGGTCGAGTCGGAATGGGCCTCGATTTCGCTCGACCCCGCGCTGCTGCAGGACGAGGTGTTCGAGCCGGCGGGGCGATCGCTGGACGGCGCCGCCTTCACCAACCAGGAGGCGCCGTTCCTGGCCGGCATGGTGGCGGAGGCCGCGCGTCTCGCCACGGAGGGCGGGCTGGACCGGGCCTATGGCGAGGCGATGTCCTGGGCCCTGGCCCATCACCTCCTCCGGCGCTACGGCCGCGTGACGTCCACCGGCGGCCCGCGCCGCTGGGCGCTGCCGCCCTGGCGCCTGCGCCGCATCGCCGACTATGTCGACGCCCATCTCGGCGCCGAGATCCGGATCGCCGATCTGGCCGAGCTCGTCGGGCTCTCGCCCGGCGGACTGCACCGGGCGTTCCGGTCGACGACGGGGCAGACGCCGCTGGCCTTCATCAACGACAGACGGATCCGCCGCGCCATGCGGCTGCTGGAGACCGGCGGCGGCTCGATGGCCGAGATCGCGCTGTGCTGCGGCTTCGTCAGCCCCAGCCATTTCGCCCGCGTGTTCCGGGGCGTCGCCGGCATGGCCCCGTCGCGCTATCGCGCGGTGAACGGCGCCGGCCCGCGAGACCCGGTCCAGCATCCGGATGGGACCGGATGCCGCAGTGGCCCGGCGGCATAG
- a CDS encoding (2Fe-2S)-binding protein has protein sequence MAVELNINGRTERIDAPPEMPLLWALRDELGLVGTKFGCGAGLCGACTVHLDGAAVRACQTAIGDVGSGKIVTIEAIGATDIGARLQQAWLAFDVMQCGYCQAGQIMSAAALLATTPAPGDDDIDAAMAGNLCRCGTYTRIRTAIHKAAERKAAEGSAG, from the coding sequence ATGGCTGTCGAACTGAACATCAATGGCCGGACCGAGCGCATCGACGCGCCGCCGGAGATGCCCCTCCTGTGGGCGCTGCGCGACGAGCTCGGGCTGGTCGGCACCAAATTCGGCTGCGGCGCCGGGCTGTGCGGCGCCTGCACCGTGCATCTCGACGGCGCCGCCGTGCGCGCCTGCCAGACCGCGATCGGCGATGTCGGCAGCGGCAAGATCGTCACCATCGAGGCGATCGGCGCCACTGACATCGGCGCCCGGCTGCAGCAGGCCTGGCTGGCCTTCGACGTGATGCAGTGCGGCTACTGCCAGGCGGGACAGATCATGTCCGCCGCGGCGCTGCTGGCGACCACGCCGGCGCCCGGCGACGACGACATCGATGCCGCCATGGCCGGCAATCTCTGCCGGTGCGGCACCTATACCCGCATCCGCACCGCCATCCACAAGGCGGCCGAACGGAAGGCGGCGGAAGGGAGTGCCGGCTGA
- a CDS encoding molybdopterin cofactor-binding domain-containing protein, whose protein sequence is MGHILPDTGPMNGSLGRRAFLKASLLAGGGLLIDATLPIPAGAATGEGGGTLGAFIAIAPDGRVTITGKNPEIGQGIKTSLPMIIADELDVDWDQVTVTQAMVNEAAYGPQTAGGSRATPANWMPMRQAGAAARALLVDAAARRWGVPADGITTRSGRLLHDASGRSLGYGEVAAEAAALPMPDPGKVRLKDPAEFRVIGKPIGGCDSPKVVRGEPIFGIDTRLPGMLYAVFERCPVFGGTLKSADLDAARGQPGVRQVFAVKGNGRPESLVDGIAILATNWWLANQARQALKVEWDEGPGAAQSSDGYDAQAKALFDGTPQVELFRAGDVEGALAGAARRISADYAYPYLSHAPLEPQNCTALWREDGTLELWAPSQMPQRGRGLVAEALGLKPEAITMHMPRIGGGFGRRLMNDYVMQAAAIARQVPGTPVKLVWSRTEDIQHDFYRPAGWHRFTAGFDAAGKPTAFAAHFVTLTRGGKPVSGGEFDFQELPALMVPNLLFAQSGIDSVVPTGPMRAPRSNGLAWAYQSFLDEVAQASGTDLPTLLLGLLGEPRALPPRPGSQAQFHTGRARGVIEKALAMSNWPVRPVAGSGKGFAFYFCHLGYFAEVVEAAVAQDGTITVPRVWVAGDIGSQIVNPSGAENQVRGSVIDGLGQALGGLSIRLTGGRVEQENFDTYPLPRIPGTPDIAVEFVASDVPPTGLGEPALPPVIPALCNAVFAATGKRVRKLPLDTAGFTRAA, encoded by the coding sequence ATGGGACACATCCTTCCCGACACCGGCCCCATGAACGGCAGTCTGGGGCGGCGCGCCTTCCTCAAGGCCTCGCTGCTGGCCGGCGGCGGCCTGCTGATCGACGCCACCCTCCCCATTCCCGCCGGCGCGGCGACGGGGGAGGGCGGCGGGACGCTCGGCGCCTTCATCGCCATCGCGCCGGACGGACGGGTCACGATCACCGGCAAGAACCCGGAAATCGGCCAGGGCATCAAGACGTCGCTGCCGATGATCATCGCCGACGAGCTGGACGTCGACTGGGACCAGGTCACCGTGACCCAGGCGATGGTGAACGAGGCCGCCTACGGCCCGCAGACCGCCGGCGGCAGCCGGGCCACGCCGGCCAACTGGATGCCGATGCGCCAGGCCGGCGCGGCGGCGCGGGCGCTGCTGGTCGACGCCGCGGCCCGGCGCTGGGGCGTGCCGGCCGACGGCATCACCACCCGGTCGGGCCGGCTGCTGCATGACGCCAGCGGGCGGAGTCTGGGCTATGGAGAGGTGGCGGCCGAGGCCGCGGCGCTGCCGATGCCCGATCCGGGCAAGGTCCGGCTGAAGGACCCGGCCGAGTTCCGCGTCATCGGCAAGCCGATCGGCGGCTGCGACAGCCCGAAGGTGGTGCGGGGCGAACCGATCTTCGGCATCGACACCCGGCTGCCGGGCATGCTGTACGCGGTGTTTGAGCGCTGCCCGGTATTCGGCGGCACCCTGAAATCCGCCGATCTCGACGCCGCCCGCGGCCAGCCGGGCGTGCGCCAGGTGTTCGCGGTCAAGGGCAACGGCCGGCCGGAGAGCCTGGTCGACGGCATCGCGATCCTGGCGACCAACTGGTGGCTCGCCAACCAGGCGCGGCAGGCGCTGAAGGTCGAATGGGACGAGGGGCCCGGCGCCGCCCAGAGCAGCGACGGCTATGACGCCCAGGCCAAGGCCCTGTTCGACGGCACGCCGCAGGTCGAGCTGTTCCGCGCCGGCGATGTCGAGGGCGCACTGGCCGGGGCGGCCAGGCGGATCTCGGCGGACTACGCTTATCCCTACCTGTCGCACGCGCCGCTGGAGCCGCAGAACTGCACCGCGCTCTGGCGCGAGGACGGAACGCTGGAGCTGTGGGCGCCGAGCCAGATGCCGCAGCGCGGCCGCGGCCTGGTGGCCGAGGCGCTGGGGTTGAAGCCCGAGGCCATCACCATGCACATGCCGCGCATCGGCGGCGGCTTCGGCCGGCGGCTGATGAACGACTATGTGATGCAGGCGGCGGCGATCGCGCGGCAGGTGCCGGGCACGCCGGTCAAGCTGGTGTGGTCGCGGACCGAGGACATCCAGCACGATTTCTATCGCCCGGCCGGCTGGCACCGCTTCACCGCCGGCTTCGACGCGGCCGGCAAGCCGACCGCCTTCGCCGCCCATTTCGTCACCCTGACCCGGGGCGGCAAGCCGGTGTCGGGCGGCGAGTTCGACTTTCAGGAGCTGCCGGCGCTGATGGTGCCGAACCTGCTGTTCGCCCAGTCCGGCATCGACAGCGTGGTGCCGACCGGGCCGATGCGGGCGCCGCGGTCGAACGGTCTGGCCTGGGCCTACCAGTCCTTCCTCGACGAGGTGGCGCAGGCGTCCGGCACCGACCTGCCGACGCTGCTGCTCGGGCTGCTCGGCGAGCCCCGGGCGCTGCCGCCGCGGCCAGGATCGCAGGCGCAGTTCCACACCGGCCGCGCCCGCGGCGTGATCGAGAAGGCGCTGGCGATGTCGAACTGGCCGGTCCGGCCGGTGGCGGGCAGCGGCAAGGGCTTCGCCTTCTACTTCTGCCATCTCGGCTATTTCGCCGAGGTGGTGGAGGCGGCGGTGGCGCAGGACGGCACGATCACGGTGCCGCGGGTCTGGGTGGCCGGCGACATCGGCAGCCAGATCGTCAACCCGTCGGGCGCCGAGAACCAGGTGCGCGGATCGGTGATCGACGGGCTCGGCCAGGCGCTCGGCGGCCTGTCGATCAGGCTGACCGGCGGCCGGGTCGAGCAGGAGAACTTCGACACCTACCCCCTGCCGCGGATCCCGGGCACGCCGGACATCGCGGTCGAGTTCGTGGCCAGCGACGTCCCGCCGACCGGCCTGGGCGAGCCGGCGCTGCCGCCGGTGATCCCGGCGCTGTGCAACGCGGTCTTCGCCGCCACCGGCAAGCGGGTCCGCAAGCTGCCGCTGGACACCGCCGGCTTCACCCGGGCGGCGTAG
- the pnp gene encoding polyribonucleotide nucleotidyltransferase — MKEKAMFNIYRKEINWGGRKLVLETGKIARQADGAVLVTYGESVVLCTAVGSKQKSKFDFFPLTVNYQEKAFAAGKIPGGFFKREGRPSENETLVSRLIDRPIRPLFHPSYRNETQVVATVLSHDLENDPDIASMIGASAALTISGIPFLGPIGAARVGYIDGQYVLNPTLAQTAESQLDLVVAGTDEGVLMVESEAHELTEEVMLGAVAFGHAAAKQVIQAIIELAEMCAKEPWALSEEPAEVASVKAKFQAVAGELRDAYKIVRKQDRYAAVDAVREKAMALLEGNEAELAVGPGVFKDFESEIVRGNILDTGLRIDGRDTKTVRPIVAEVGVLKRAHGSALFTRGETQALVVTTLGTGQDEQVIDALEGEYRENFMLHYNFPPYSVGEAGRMGSPGRREIGHGKLAWRAVHPILPSKEQFPYTIRVVSEITESNGSSSMATVCGSSLALMDAGVPLASPVAGIAMGLIKEGDRFAILTDILGDEDHLGDMDFKVAGTERGVTSLQMDIKITSITEEIMKIALEQAREGRIHILGEMAKALSAARGEVNKNAPRITTFSIPKDKIREVIGTGGKVIREITETTGAKIDIEDDGTIKVAAVDESAAEAAINWIKGIVAEPEVGKIYNGKVVKTVDFGAFVNFLGSRDGLVHISEMRPGRVAKVADVVKVGDEVKVKVLGFDDRGKIKLSMKFIDQQTGAELPREEAQRQTDAAN; from the coding sequence ATGAAGGAAAAAGCGATGTTCAACATCTATCGCAAAGAGATCAACTGGGGCGGCCGCAAGCTGGTCCTCGAGACGGGCAAGATCGCCCGCCAGGCCGACGGCGCCGTGCTCGTCACCTATGGCGAGAGCGTCGTGCTCTGCACCGCGGTCGGGTCGAAGCAGAAGTCGAAGTTCGACTTCTTCCCGCTGACCGTGAACTATCAGGAGAAGGCGTTCGCCGCCGGCAAGATCCCGGGCGGCTTCTTCAAGCGCGAAGGCCGCCCGTCCGAGAACGAGACGCTGGTCAGCCGCCTGATCGACCGTCCGATCCGCCCGCTGTTCCACCCCAGCTACCGCAACGAGACCCAGGTCGTCGCCACGGTGCTGAGCCATGACCTGGAGAACGATCCGGACATCGCGTCGATGATCGGCGCCTCGGCCGCGCTGACCATCTCCGGCATCCCGTTCCTGGGCCCGATCGGCGCCGCCCGCGTCGGCTACATCGACGGCCAGTACGTGCTGAACCCGACCCTGGCCCAGACCGCCGAGAGCCAGCTCGACCTCGTGGTCGCCGGCACCGACGAAGGCGTGCTGATGGTCGAGTCCGAGGCGCATGAGCTGACCGAGGAGGTCATGCTGGGCGCCGTCGCCTTCGGCCACGCCGCCGCCAAGCAGGTAATCCAGGCGATCATCGAGCTGGCCGAGATGTGCGCCAAGGAGCCCTGGGCGCTGAGCGAGGAGCCGGCCGAGGTCGCTTCCGTCAAGGCCAAGTTCCAGGCCGTCGCCGGCGAGCTGCGCGACGCCTACAAGATCGTCCGCAAGCAGGACCGCTACGCCGCGGTCGACGCGGTCAGGGAAAAGGCCATGGCCCTGCTCGAGGGCAACGAGGCCGAGCTGGCCGTCGGCCCGGGCGTGTTCAAGGACTTCGAGAGCGAGATCGTCCGCGGCAACATCCTGGACACCGGCCTGCGCATCGACGGTCGCGACACCAAGACGGTCCGCCCGATCGTCGCCGAGGTCGGCGTCCTGAAGCGGGCCCATGGCTCGGCCCTGTTCACCCGCGGCGAGACCCAGGCGCTGGTGGTCACCACCCTCGGCACCGGCCAGGACGAGCAGGTCATCGATGCGCTCGAGGGCGAGTACCGCGAGAACTTCATGCTGCACTACAACTTCCCGCCCTATTCGGTCGGTGAAGCGGGGCGCATGGGCAGCCCGGGCCGCCGCGAGATCGGCCACGGCAAGCTGGCCTGGCGCGCGGTGCACCCGATCCTGCCGTCGAAGGAGCAGTTCCCCTACACCATCCGCGTGGTGTCGGAGATCACCGAGTCGAATGGCTCGTCCTCGATGGCCACGGTCTGCGGCTCGTCGCTGGCGCTGATGGATGCCGGCGTGCCGCTGGCCAGCCCGGTGGCCGGCATCGCCATGGGCCTGATCAAGGAGGGCGACCGCTTCGCCATCCTGACCGACATCCTGGGCGACGAGGACCATCTCGGCGACATGGACTTCAAGGTGGCCGGCACCGAGCGCGGCGTCACCAGCCTGCAGATGGACATCAAGATCACCTCGATCACCGAGGAGATCATGAAGATCGCGCTGGAGCAGGCGCGCGAGGGCCGCATCCACATCCTGGGCGAGATGGCCAAGGCGCTGTCGGCGGCCCGCGGCGAGGTCAACAAGAACGCGCCGCGGATCACCACCTTCTCGATCCCGAAGGACAAGATCCGCGAAGTGATCGGCACCGGCGGCAAGGTGATCCGCGAGATCACCGAGACCACCGGCGCCAAGATCGACATCGAGGACGACGGCACCATCAAGGTGGCGGCGGTCGACGAGAGCGCGGCCGAGGCGGCGATCAACTGGATCAAGGGCATCGTCGCCGAGCCCGAGGTCGGCAAGATCTATAACGGCAAGGTGGTGAAGACCGTCGATTTCGGCGCCTTCGTCAACTTCCTGGGCAGCCGCGACGGCCTGGTCCACATCTCGGAGATGCGGCCCGGCCGCGTCGCCAAGGTGGCGGACGTCGTCAAGGTCGGCGACGAGGTCAAGGTCAAGGTCCTGGGCTTCGACGACCGCGGCAAGATCAAGCTGTCGATGAAGTTCATCGACCAGCAGACCGGCGCCGAGCTGCCGCGCGAAGAAGCGCAGCGCCAGACGGACGCCGCCAACTGA
- the rpsO gene encoding 30S ribosomal protein S15, with the protein MSITPERKQEVIGTYAPKAGDTGSPEVQVAILSERIANLTEHLKTHSKDFHSRRGLLIMVGRRRRLLDYLKRKNAARYEDIVKRLGLRR; encoded by the coding sequence ATGTCGATTACGCCGGAGCGCAAGCAGGAAGTCATTGGCACCTACGCCCCCAAGGCCGGGGACACCGGTTCGCCGGAGGTGCAGGTCGCGATCCTGTCCGAGCGCATCGCCAACCTGACCGAACACCTGAAGACCCACTCGAAGGACTTCCACAGCCGCCGGGGTCTTCTGATCATGGTCGGCCGCCGCCGCCGCCTGCTCGACTATCTCAAGCGCAAGAACGCCGCGCGCTACGAGGACATCGTCAAGCGTCTCGGCCTGCGTCGCTGA